The Alphaproteobacteria bacterium genome has a segment encoding these proteins:
- a CDS encoding cache domain-containing protein: MAGKGKKTESGTRIYIAIAVLMVIVIVGLLGGILWYNFQKTTKLTIASAERLLAESSDKTVNRVKLFYEPVIAIVSLSSRVPQVVKMDADPDDQRPTLMMSGLRRYPQIFSLEVGFDNGDFEMVTRISGDERAAVRQKLGAPDQAVFAHELIGSGNNGERTTRWTFLANDGTPIEMRISDETTYDPRKRQWYTVAAQDGNVHQSDAYLFASSQEIGVTLSRRLNGSQGGVFGADLSLHEVSSFLADQKITPSSMAFIFGDDGTVMAYPDESKINKNVKNEGESILVPTKIESLGAPAIAALFEQFRQHLDGKVWMMDVGGRDYLARVSAFANPFGQREYLGMVVPVDEITRDIDEIRFDALVGSIVILLFILPLFLTIIFVWIDVRLGRKPFSLADFKKIDFDKIK; encoded by the coding sequence ATGGCTGGGAAGGGCAAGAAGACAGAGTCCGGCACGCGGATCTATATCGCCATTGCCGTCCTGATGGTAATCGTCATCGTCGGCTTGCTTGGCGGAATTCTCTGGTACAACTTCCAGAAGACGACAAAGCTCACAATTGCCAGCGCTGAGCGGCTCCTTGCCGAAAGCAGCGACAAAACCGTCAATCGCGTGAAGCTATTCTACGAACCCGTGATCGCGATCGTCTCTCTCTCCTCCCGGGTCCCCCAGGTCGTCAAGATGGACGCCGATCCTGACGACCAGCGTCCGACACTGATGATGTCGGGCCTGCGGCGTTATCCGCAGATTTTTTCCCTGGAAGTCGGCTTCGATAACGGCGATTTCGAAATGGTGACGCGCATCAGCGGAGACGAGCGCGCCGCGGTAAGGCAGAAGCTTGGTGCTCCTGACCAAGCCGTCTTCGCTCATGAACTCATCGGGAGCGGCAACAATGGCGAGCGGACAACGCGCTGGACATTCCTGGCGAATGACGGAACGCCCATTGAGATGCGCATCTCAGACGAAACGACGTACGACCCGCGCAAGCGCCAATGGTACACGGTTGCGGCGCAGGACGGAAATGTTCACCAGAGCGACGCGTATTTGTTTGCCTCAAGTCAAGAGATCGGCGTAACGCTCTCTCGGCGTCTCAACGGCTCGCAAGGGGGCGTATTTGGCGCCGATCTGTCACTGCATGAGGTTTCCAGTTTCCTCGCGGACCAGAAGATCACGCCATCCAGCATGGCCTTCATCTTCGGCGATGACGGTACCGTCATGGCTTATCCAGACGAGAGCAAGATCAATAAGAATGTCAAGAACGAGGGTGAATCGATTTTGGTTCCTACCAAGATCGAAAGCCTGGGCGCTCCGGCTATCGCAGCACTGTTCGAGCAGTTTCGCCAGCACCTGGACGGCAAGGTCTGGATGATGGATGTCGGTGGGCGGGATTACCTGGCGCGTGTCAGCGCATTCGCCAATCCATTCGGTCAGCGCGAATACCTCGGCATGGTGGTGCCGGTCGACGAGATTACCAGGGACATCGATGAGATCCGCTTCGATGCCCTCGTCGGCTCGATCGTAATCCTGCTCTTCATATTGCCCCTTTTCCTGACGATCATATTCGTGTGGATCGACGTTCGCCTGGGGCGCAAACCGTTTTCGCTTGCCGATTTCAAGAAGATCGACTTCGACAAAATCAAGTGA